A single Pan paniscus chromosome 21, NHGRI_mPanPan1-v2.0_pri, whole genome shotgun sequence DNA region contains:
- the BPIFA2 gene encoding BPI fold-containing family A member 2 translates to MLQLWKLVLLCGVLTGTSESLLDNLGNDLSNVVDKLEPVLHEGLETVDNTLKGILEKLKVDLGVLQKSSAWQLAKQKAQEAEKLLNNVISKLLPTNTDIFGLKISNSLILDVKAEPIDDGKGLNLSFPVTANVTVAGPIIGQIINLKASLDLLTAVTIETDPQTHQPVAVLGECASDPTSISLSLLDKHSQIINKFVNSVINTLKSTVSSLLQKEICPLIRIFIHSLDVNVIQQVIDNLQHKTQLQTLI, encoded by the exons ATGCTTCAGCTTTGGAAACTTGTTCTCCTGTGCGGCGTGCTCACTGGGACCTCAGAGTCTCTTCTTGACAATCTTGGCAATGACCTAAGCAATGTCGTGGATAAGCTGGAACCTGTTCTTCACGAGGGACTTGAGACAGTTGACAATACTCTTAAAG GCATCCTTGAGAAACTGAAGGTCGACCTAGGAGTGCTTCAGAAATCCAGTGCTTGGCAACTGGCCAAGCAGAAGGCCCAGGAAGCTGAGAAATTGCTGAACAATGTCATTTCTAAGCTGCTTCCAACTAACACGGATATTTTTGG GTTGAAAATCAGCAACTCCCTCATACTGGATGTCAAAGCTGAACCGATCGATGATGGCAAAGGCCTTAACCTGAGCTTCCCTGTCACCGCGAATGTCACTGTGGCCGG GCCCATCATTGGCCAGATTATCAACCTGAAAGCCTCCTTGGACCTCCTGACCGCAGTCACAATTGAAACTGATCCCCAGACACACCAGCCTGTTGCCGTCCTGGGAGAATGCGCCAGTGACCCAACCAGCATCTCACTTTCCTTGCTGGACAA acacagccaaatcatcaACAAGTTTGTGAATAGCGTGATCAACACGCTGAAAAGCACCGTATCCTCCCTGCTGCAGAAGGAG ATATGCCCACTGATCCGCATCTTCATCCACTCCCTGGATGTGAATGTCATTCAGCAGGTCATCG